One segment of Maridesulfovibrio ferrireducens DNA contains the following:
- a CDS encoding homoserine dehydrogenase, whose product MQTVKLAIAGFGTVGTGLARIIEENEDVILARCGKKFKIASVLVRDLKKQRDFLLGPGAQLTDNIEEFTSCPDVDIVVELMGGITAAFDIVKKSLKSGKHVVTANKHLLAEHGIELFEIARENGVGLYYEASVAGGIPIIQAIKESLAANRIKSIVGIMNGTANYILSEMSTNGLEFDTALSQAKDLGYAEADPTFDIEGIDTAHKLVVLIRLAYGKDYPLAKLPVEGITRIEGQDILFARDLGYRIKLIGQVRDVGGKLEAGVFPALVKYTLLLARVGGNYNAVRVEGNAVGPSFFHGQGAGSLPTGSAVMADIMALSGSKTPDNTGFNNSPITKAEILAPELATSEYYFRFTVADKAGVMASLSKILAEHNISIAQAVQKGAASETNVPIVFTTHKASTKNVNAALREIDRMSFITRPTVSMRIL is encoded by the coding sequence CGCCCGTTGCGGGAAAAAATTCAAAATAGCGTCAGTTCTCGTTCGAGATCTCAAAAAACAAAGAGATTTCCTTCTCGGCCCCGGAGCACAACTCACGGACAACATCGAAGAATTCACTTCATGTCCTGATGTTGACATCGTCGTAGAACTTATGGGCGGGATTACTGCGGCCTTCGACATTGTCAAAAAATCTCTTAAATCCGGCAAGCATGTAGTTACTGCCAACAAGCACCTCTTAGCTGAACACGGAATTGAATTATTTGAAATAGCGCGCGAAAACGGTGTGGGCTTATATTATGAAGCAAGCGTGGCCGGAGGAATTCCTATTATCCAAGCGATAAAAGAAAGCCTTGCCGCCAACCGCATTAAGTCCATAGTCGGAATCATGAACGGAACAGCCAACTACATCCTCTCAGAGATGAGCACTAACGGGCTGGAATTCGACACTGCCCTTTCGCAGGCAAAAGACCTTGGATACGCCGAAGCCGATCCCACTTTTGATATTGAAGGCATTGATACTGCTCACAAACTTGTCGTGCTTATCCGCCTCGCATATGGGAAAGACTATCCCCTTGCAAAGCTTCCGGTAGAAGGTATCACCCGCATCGAAGGGCAGGATATTCTTTTCGCCAGAGATTTAGGCTATCGAATCAAACTGATCGGACAGGTTCGTGATGTAGGCGGTAAACTGGAAGCGGGAGTATTTCCGGCACTGGTTAAATACACTCTGCTGCTGGCAAGGGTCGGCGGAAACTACAATGCCGTCAGAGTTGAAGGAAATGCAGTAGGACCATCATTTTTTCACGGACAGGGCGCAGGCTCCCTTCCAACCGGCAGCGCCGTAATGGCCGACATTATGGCTCTTTCAGGATCTAAAACTCCTGACAATACCGGATTTAACAACAGCCCCATTACAAAAGCAGAAATACTTGCTCCCGAGTTGGCAACATCTGAATACTATTTCAGATTCACTGTTGCAGACAAAGCAGGGGTAATGGCTTCGCTTTCAAAAATTCTTGCGGAACACAATATATCAATCGCTCAGGCTGTCCAGAAAGGCGCAGCTTCTGAAACGAATGTTCCCATTGTTTTTACGACCCACAAAGCCAGCACTAAAAACGTTAATGCAGCGCTGCGTGAAATAGACCGTATGTCTTTCATTACAAGACCAACCGTAAGCATGAGAATTCTTTAA